One stretch of Nicotiana tabacum cultivar K326 chromosome 18, ASM71507v2, whole genome shotgun sequence DNA includes these proteins:
- the LOC107831892 gene encoding zinc finger CCCH domain-containing protein 46 has product MDAYEATKIVLSRIQSLDPENASKIMGYILIQDQGEKEMIRLAFGPEAHLVSLINQAKACLGLSSNTSSATSTPSSPSPFNPMSNATKLNPFPQSSPRIMIPNNGFVHSSPNSPWSSGSPVFSRSPRPIMASSSSLSYAAVVNGSTNSVSGSSTTSLSLPFYNNNNELNDEFGSNTSVQVQDHQVLSFLDESSLDPIMSPSGRSDSLVFPYGNCEESPHAHLHRRSCSVNDVFLGGGWGVDDSGGGGSGGFGWRPCMYYARGFCKNGNSCKFLHSVGGFQDSDGSSAIVGSPSNNKVDSFDDFLRMKALQQQQQQRFAAASLMASGAHHHPLAYNKCMNILNDNQRSAAAAFMMGEEFHKFGRCRPDRSDFSAMAIGGISNSSSRQIYLTFPADSTFKEEDVSNYFSMYGPVQDVRIPYQQKRMFGFVTFVYPETVKLILAKGNPHFVCDSRVLVKPYKEKGKVADKKQLQQQHSLDRGELSACLSPSALESREPYDLPFGARMFYNSHEMMLRRKLEQEAELQQAIELQGRRLMNLQLMDLKNQHCNDHFPSSLSASLPTASEMQFHSQNSHNLVPLSNDIDEEIPAENTDIHEATKSPSNASDEKVPQEMLPSNIGNENGSKEQTANTGDSNLQESLEHILPDNLFASPTKSAAEHQASFSTDSAEAGVSSPITATTTNNISMLPTTSTLNMASLKSCYFHMPRFTSGQEAIEM; this is encoded by the exons ATGGATGCATATGAAGCAACAAAGATAGTTTTATCAAGGATTCAAAGTTTGGATCCAGAAAATGCTTCAAAAATCATGGGTTATATTTTGATACAAGACCAAGGAGAAAAGGAGATGATAAGATTAGCTTTTGGTCCAGAAGCCCATTTGGTTTCACTAATTAACCAAGCTAAAGCTTGTTTAGGACTTTCATCAAACACTTCATCTGCAACTTCAACTCCTTCCTCTCCTTCACCTTTTAACCCCATGTCAAATGCTACAAAGTTGAACCCTTTCCCTCAATCTTCACCAAGAATCATGATTCCTAATAATGGGTTTGTTCATTCTTCACCTAATTCACCTTGGTCTAGTGGGTCACCTGTGTTTTCAAGAAGCCCTAGACCAATAATGGCTAGCTCTAGTTCACTATCTTATGCTGCTGTTGTGAATGGTTCAACTAATTCTGTTTCTGGGTCTTCAACTACTTCACTATCACTACCTTTTTACAATAATAACAATGAGCTTAATGATGAGTTTGGTAGTAATACTAGTGTTCAAGTTCAAGATCATCAAGTCTTGTCATTTCTTGATGAGTCATCATTGGATCCAATTATGAGTCCTAGTGGTAGAAGTGATTCACTTGTTTTCCCTTATGGGAATTGTGAGGAATCCCCTCATGCTCATCTTCATAGGAGGAGTTGTTCAGTGAATGATGTTTTTCttggtggggggtggggggtagATGATAGTGGGGGTGGGGGTAGTGGGGGGTTTGGTTGGAGACCTTGCATGTATTATGCAAGAGGGTTTTGCAAGAATGGGAATAGTTGTAAGTTTTTGCATAGTGTTGGTGGATTTCAAGATTCTGATGGGTCTAGTGCTATTGTTGGTTCTCCTAGTAATAATAAAGttgattcttttgatgattttctAAGGATGAAAGCCttacaacagcagcaacaacagagGTTTGCTGCTGCTTCTCTTATGGCTTCTGGTGCTCATCATCATCCACTTGCTTATAACAAGTGTATGAACATCTTGAATGATAACCAAAG ATCGGCTGCAGCAGCGTTTATGATGGGAGAAGAATTCCACAAATTTGGTCGATGCCGTCCTGATAGAAGTGATTTTTCAGCAATGGCAATTGGCGGTATCTCAAATTCAAGTTCGCGACAGATTTACTTAACATTTCCTGCTGATAGCACATTTAAGGAGGAGGATGTGTCTAATTACTTTAG CATGTATGGGCCAGTCCAAGATGTTAGAATTCCTTATCAGCAGAAGCGTATGTTTGGATTCGTTACGTTTGTCTACCCAGAAACTGTGAAGCTCATCTTGGCTAAAGGGAACCCTCATTTTGTGTGTGATTCTCGTGTACTTGTCAAGCCTTACAAGGAAAAGGGAAAAGTCGCAGACAA GAAGCAACTGCAACAACAGCATTCGCTGGATAGAGGAGAGCTGTCGGCATGTTTAAGCCCATCAGCGCTCGAGTCTAGGGAGCCATATGACCTTCCCTTTG GTGCAAGAATGTTCTATAATTCGCATGAGATGATGTTGAGAAGAAAATTAGAGCAGGAGGCTGAATTGCAGCAAGCCATTGAACTTCAAGGCAGAAGGTTAATGAATTTGCAACTGATGGACCTGAAGAATCAACATTGCAACGATCACTTCCCATCGAGCCTCTCTGCTAGTCTTCCAACTGCTTCCGAGATGCAGTTTCACTCTCAAAACAGTCATAATCTTGTTCCTCTGTCTAATGACATTGATGAAGAAATCCCTGCAG AAAACACCGATATCCATGAAGCTACCAAGTCCCCATCTAATGCATCTGATGAGAAGGTGCCTCAGGAAATGCTGCCTAGCAATATTGGGAACGAGAACGGCAGCAAGGAGCAGACCGCTAACACCGGCGACTCTAATCTTCAAGAAAG CTTGGAGCACATCCTTCCTGATAACCTTTTTGCTTCTCCTACAAAGTCAGCTGCAGAACACCAGGCCTCATTCTCCACTGATTCAGCTGAAGCCGGCGTTAGTTCCCCAATAACTGCTACTACTACTAACAACATCTCTATGCTTCCCACAACTTCTACGCTCAACATGGCTTCTCTTAAATCTTGTTACTTCCACATGCCAAG GTTTACTTCTGGGCAAGAAGCCATTGAAATGTAG